The following are encoded in a window of Mycobacterium vicinigordonae genomic DNA:
- a CDS encoding DNA-directed RNA polymerase subunit beta' — MLDVNFFDELRIGLATAEDIRQWSYGEVKKPETINYRTLKPEKDGLFCEKIFGPTRDWECYCGKYKRVRFKGIICERCGVEVTRAKVRRERMGHIELAAPVTHIWYFKGVPSRLGYLLDLAPKDLEKIIYFAAYVITAVDDEMRHNELSTLEAEMVVERKAVEDQRDADLEARAQKLEADLAELEAEGAKADAKRKVRDGGEREMRQLRDRAQRELDRLDDIWNTFTKLAPKQLIVDENLYRELQDRYGEYFTGAMGAESIQKLIENFDIDAEADLLRDVIRNGKGQKKLRALKRLKVVAAFQQSGNSPMGMVLDAVPVIPPELRPMVQLDGGRFATSDLNDLYRRVINRNNRLKRLIDLGAPEIIVNNEKRMLQESVDALFDNGRRGRPVTGPGNRPLKSLSDLLKGKQGRFRQNLLGKRVDYSGRSVIVVGPQLKLHQCGLPKLMALELFKPFVMKRLVDLNHAQNIKSAKRMVERQRPQVWDVLEEVIAEHPVLLNRAPTLHRLGIQAFEPMLVEGKAIQLHPLVCEAFNADFDGDQMAVHLPLSAEAQAEARILMLSSNNILSPASGRPLAMPRLDMVTGLYYLTTEVEGDKGEYQPAGSDSPESGVYSSPAEAIMAADRGVLSVRAKIKVRLTQLRPPAEVEAERFGANGWQPGDAWVAETTLGRVLFNELLPLGYPFVNKQMHKKVQASIINDLAERYPMIVVAQTVDKLKDAGFYWATRSGVTVSMADVLVPPRKKEILDHYEERAEKVEKQFQRGALNHDERNEALVEIWKEATDEVGQALREHYPSDNPIITIVDSGATGNFTQTRTLAGMKGLVTNPKGEFIPRPVKSSFREGLTVLEYFINTHGARKGLADTALRTADSGYLTRRLVDVSQDVIVREHDCETERGIIVELAERQPDGTLIRDPYIETSAYARTLGADAVDEAGNVVVARGEDLGDPSIEALLAAGITQIKVRSVLTCTTGTGVCATCYGRSMATGKLVDIGEAVGIVAAQSIGEPGTQLTMRTFHQGGVGEDITGGLPRVQELFEARVPRGKAPIADVTGRVRLEDGERFYKITIIPDDGGEEVVYDKLSKRQRLRVFKHEDGSERVLSDGDHVEVGQQLMEGSADPHEVLRVQGPREVQIHLVREVQEVYRAQGVSIHDKHIEVIVRQMLRRVTIIDSGSTEFLPGSLIDRAEFEAENRRVVAEGGEPAAGRPVLMGITKASLATDSWLSAASFQETTRVLTDAAINCRSDKLNGLKENVIIGKLIPAGTGINRYRNIQVQPTEEARAAAYTIPSYEDQYYSPDFGQATGAAVPLDDYGYSDYR; from the coding sequence GTGCTAGACGTCAACTTCTTCGATGAACTCCGGATCGGCCTGGCTACCGCGGAGGACATTCGTCAGTGGTCCTACGGTGAGGTCAAGAAGCCGGAGACCATCAACTACCGCACGCTCAAGCCCGAGAAGGACGGCCTGTTCTGCGAGAAGATCTTCGGACCAACTCGCGACTGGGAGTGCTACTGCGGCAAGTACAAGCGCGTGCGCTTCAAGGGCATCATCTGTGAGCGCTGTGGCGTCGAGGTGACCCGTGCCAAGGTGCGGCGTGAGCGGATGGGTCACATCGAGCTTGCCGCGCCGGTGACCCACATCTGGTACTTCAAGGGCGTGCCATCGCGGTTGGGCTACCTGCTCGACCTCGCCCCCAAGGACCTGGAAAAGATCATCTACTTCGCCGCCTACGTGATTACCGCGGTCGACGACGAGATGCGGCATAACGAGCTGTCCACGCTCGAAGCCGAGATGGTGGTGGAGCGTAAGGCTGTCGAAGACCAGCGTGACGCTGACCTGGAAGCCCGCGCGCAGAAGCTCGAGGCCGACCTGGCCGAGCTGGAGGCCGAAGGCGCTAAGGCCGACGCCAAGCGCAAGGTTCGCGACGGCGGTGAGCGCGAGATGCGTCAGCTGCGCGACCGCGCGCAACGTGAGCTGGACCGGCTCGACGACATCTGGAACACGTTCACCAAGCTGGCTCCCAAGCAGTTGATCGTTGACGAGAACCTCTACCGCGAGTTGCAGGACCGCTACGGCGAGTACTTCACCGGTGCCATGGGCGCGGAGTCGATCCAGAAGCTGATCGAGAACTTCGACATCGACGCCGAGGCCGATCTGCTGCGGGACGTCATCCGAAACGGCAAGGGGCAGAAGAAGCTTCGCGCCCTCAAGCGCCTCAAGGTGGTGGCTGCGTTCCAGCAGTCGGGCAACTCGCCGATGGGCATGGTGCTCGACGCGGTGCCGGTCATCCCGCCGGAGCTGCGTCCGATGGTGCAGCTCGACGGTGGCCGGTTCGCCACCTCGGACCTCAACGACCTTTACCGCCGCGTGATCAACCGCAATAACCGGTTGAAGCGACTGATCGACCTCGGTGCGCCCGAGATCATCGTCAACAACGAGAAGCGGATGCTGCAGGAGTCCGTCGACGCGCTGTTCGACAACGGCCGTCGCGGCCGGCCCGTCACCGGGCCGGGTAACCGCCCGCTGAAGTCGCTGAGCGACCTGCTCAAGGGCAAGCAGGGCCGGTTCCGGCAGAACTTGCTCGGTAAGCGTGTGGACTACTCGGGCCGTTCGGTGATCGTGGTCGGTCCGCAGCTCAAGCTGCACCAGTGCGGTCTGCCCAAGCTGATGGCACTCGAGCTGTTCAAGCCGTTCGTTATGAAGCGGTTGGTCGACCTCAACCACGCGCAGAACATCAAGAGCGCCAAGCGGATGGTGGAGCGCCAGCGTCCGCAGGTGTGGGATGTCCTCGAAGAGGTCATCGCCGAGCATCCGGTGCTGCTTAACCGTGCACCCACCCTGCACCGGCTGGGCATCCAGGCTTTCGAGCCGATGCTGGTGGAAGGCAAGGCAATTCAGCTGCACCCGTTGGTGTGTGAGGCGTTCAACGCCGACTTCGACGGTGACCAGATGGCCGTGCACCTGCCGCTGTCGGCGGAGGCGCAGGCCGAGGCGCGCATCCTGATGCTGTCGTCCAACAACATCCTGTCGCCGGCGTCCGGCCGCCCCCTGGCCATGCCGCGGCTGGACATGGTGACCGGGCTGTACTACCTCACCACCGAGGTCGAGGGCGACAAGGGCGAGTACCAGCCAGCCGGCTCCGACAGCCCGGAGTCCGGTGTGTACTCCTCGCCGGCCGAGGCGATCATGGCCGCCGACCGCGGTGTGCTGTCGGTACGCGCCAAGATCAAAGTGCGGTTGACGCAGCTGCGTCCGCCGGCCGAGGTCGAGGCCGAGCGCTTCGGCGCCAACGGCTGGCAGCCGGGTGACGCCTGGGTCGCCGAGACCACGCTGGGCCGGGTGCTGTTCAACGAACTGCTGCCGCTGGGCTACCCGTTCGTGAACAAGCAGATGCACAAGAAGGTGCAGGCGTCGATCATCAACGACCTGGCCGAGCGTTACCCGATGATCGTGGTGGCGCAGACCGTGGACAAGCTCAAGGACGCCGGTTTCTACTGGGCAACTCGCAGCGGCGTCACCGTCTCGATGGCCGACGTGCTGGTGCCGCCGCGGAAGAAAGAGATCCTCGATCACTACGAGGAGCGGGCGGAGAAGGTCGAAAAGCAGTTCCAGCGCGGCGCTTTGAACCACGACGAGCGCAACGAGGCACTGGTGGAGATCTGGAAGGAAGCCACCGACGAGGTGGGTCAGGCGCTGCGGGAGCACTACCCCAGTGATAACCCCATCATCACCATCGTCGACTCGGGTGCTACGGGTAACTTCACCCAGACCCGGACGCTGGCCGGCATGAAGGGTCTGGTGACCAACCCCAAGGGTGAGTTCATCCCGCGTCCGGTCAAGTCCTCCTTCCGTGAGGGCCTGACCGTGCTGGAGTACTTCATCAACACCCACGGTGCCCGAAAGGGCTTGGCGGACACCGCGTTGCGTACCGCAGACTCGGGTTACCTGACCCGTCGTCTGGTGGACGTCAGCCAGGACGTGATCGTGCGCGAACACGACTGCGAGACCGAGCGGGGCATCATTGTCGAGCTGGCCGAGCGTCAGCCCGACGGCACTCTGATCCGTGATCCGTACATCGAAACCTCAGCGTACGCACGGACTTTGGGTGCCGACGCGGTCGACGAGGCGGGCAACGTCGTCGTCGCCCGCGGCGAAGACCTGGGCGACCCGTCGATCGAGGCGCTGCTGGCTGCGGGCATCACGCAGATCAAGGTGCGGTCGGTGCTCACCTGCACCACCGGCACCGGCGTGTGCGCCACCTGCTACGGACGTTCGATGGCCACCGGCAAGCTGGTCGACATCGGTGAGGCCGTCGGTATCGTCGCGGCACAGTCCATCGGTGAGCCCGGCACGCAGCTGACCATGCGTACCTTCCACCAGGGTGGTGTGGGTGAGGACATCACCGGGGGTCTGCCGCGTGTCCAGGAGCTGTTCGAGGCGCGCGTCCCGCGCGGCAAGGCGCCCATCGCCGACGTCACGGGCCGGGTTCGTCTCGAGGACGGGGAGCGCTTCTACAAGATCACCATCATCCCCGACGACGGCGGCGAGGAAGTGGTCTACGACAAGCTCTCCAAGCGTCAGCGGTTGCGCGTGTTCAAGCACGAGGACGGTTCCGAGCGGGTGCTGTCCGATGGTGACCACGTCGAGGTGGGTCAGCAGTTGATGGAAGGCTCGGCCGACCCGCACGAGGTGCTGCGTGTGCAGGGCCCGCGTGAGGTGCAGATCCACCTGGTCCGCGAGGTCCAGGAGGTCTACCGCGCCCAGGGTGTGTCGATCCACGACAAGCACATCGAGGTGATCGTTCGCCAGATGCTGCGCCGCGTCACCATCATCGACTCGGGCTCGACGGAGTTCCTGCCCGGCTCGCTGATCGACCGTGCCGAGTTCGAGGCGGAAAACCGTCGGGTGGTCGCCGAGGGCGGCGAGCCCGCGGCCGGCCGTCCGGTGCTGATGGGTATCACGAAGGCGAGTCTCGCCACCGACTCGTGGCTGTCCGCGGCGTCGTTCCAGGAGACCACACGTGTGCTGACGGATGCGGCGATCAACTGCCGCAGCGACAAGCTCAACGGTCTGAAGGAGAACGTGATCATCGGAAAGTTGATCCCGGCCGGAACCGGTATCAACCGCTACCGCAACATCCAGGTGCAGCCGACCGAGGAGGCCCGTGCTGCGGCGTACACGATCCCGTCTTACGAGGATCAGTACTACAGCCCGGATTTCGGTCAGGCCACCGGTGCCGCGGTTCCGTTGGACGACTACGGGTACAGCGACTACCGCTAG
- a CDS encoding type IV toxin-antitoxin system AbiEi family antitoxin domain-containing protein: MDIESVLQKTGGLATTAELLTMVTHRQLAGLVKAGRLFRVRHGVYAPSPPDVLGQLAALDLVAREPIVACMGTAATLYGFDTESTSRLHILDPGVRMRPSTSLMVHQRIGAPLRRVQGRLATAPAWTVIEVARSLSRPRGLATMDAALRIQACSTGELEAAIRLQKGRRGIVKVRELIGNADGRAESPMESEARLVFIDNQVPTPELQYSIVDLYGRVWRVDFAWPEAMFVAEYDSVQWHLGRDALMHDRLKTARLQECDWLTMPFTVEDVRRAPVDLSDRVKYHLASRRKSTRTPGVSGAFASARALNAR; encoded by the coding sequence ATGGACATCGAAAGTGTGCTGCAAAAGACGGGTGGTCTTGCGACCACGGCCGAGCTGCTGACCATGGTCACTCACCGGCAGCTGGCTGGACTTGTCAAGGCGGGCAGGCTGTTTCGCGTGCGGCACGGTGTGTATGCGCCTAGCCCGCCCGATGTGCTCGGCCAACTGGCAGCGCTGGACCTGGTGGCGCGTGAGCCGATTGTGGCCTGCATGGGTACCGCTGCGACGTTGTACGGGTTCGATACCGAGTCAACTTCACGCCTGCACATCCTCGATCCGGGTGTGCGCATGCGACCATCGACGAGTCTGATGGTGCATCAGCGAATTGGGGCACCGCTGCGACGGGTGCAGGGGCGACTGGCAACTGCCCCCGCCTGGACGGTGATAGAGGTCGCGCGGTCGCTGTCGCGGCCCCGCGGCCTGGCGACGATGGACGCTGCTTTGCGCATCCAAGCTTGCAGCACAGGCGAACTCGAAGCGGCTATCCGCCTGCAAAAAGGTCGACGCGGCATCGTCAAGGTTCGGGAGTTGATCGGCAACGCCGACGGGCGGGCCGAGTCTCCGATGGAGAGTGAGGCGCGACTTGTGTTCATCGACAATCAAGTGCCGACACCGGAGCTGCAGTACAGCATTGTGGATCTTTATGGCAGGGTTTGGCGCGTCGACTTCGCCTGGCCGGAGGCCATGTTCGTCGCCGAGTACGACAGCGTGCAGTGGCATCTGGGCCGCGATGCTCTCATGCACGACCGTCTCAAGACCGCGCGGTTGCAGGAATGCGACTGGCTGACGATGCCGTTCACGGTCGAAGATGTCCGCCGTGCGCCCGTCGACCTCTCGGACCGCGTCAAGTACCACCTGGCGAGCAGACGCAAAAGCACCCGCACGCCCGGCGTGTCGGGTGCTTTTGCGTCTGCTCGCGCACTCAACGCACGGTGA
- a CDS encoding neutral ceramidase — MTSVGLSVGRGVSDITGEAADCGMLGYGKIEQRTAGIHLRLRSRAFVFDDGEQRVLLVVAELPLPMQNVTDEVLRLLAMSYGDTYTARNTLITTTHTHAGPGGYCGHLLYNLSTSGFRPATFTAIVDGIVESIRHAHEDLAPAEVRLSHGELRDASINRSPSSFDRNPATDRDFFPGRVDPLTTLIQIDRGPDTVGALHFFATHGTSMTNRNLLITGDNKGFAAYHWERTVRGADYLTGQPDFVGAFAQTNAGDMSPHVDGPIAYGPSRSADEMANTRQIGLAQFEDAVAQLGNGTLIGTDVDSRLTYLDLANVVVGGQYTPDGREHRTGPPMIAAAMFAGTDEGEGFRGFRQGRNALWDNVSRGIYRVGAGLRAAQEPKGMVMPAHLLNRLQPFIQEIVPVQLVRIGRLYLIGIPGEPTITSGLRLRRTVSSIVDADLNDVLCVGYSNAYIHYVTTPEEYLEQRYEGGSTLFGRWELPALMQTVAALAEAMRDGCAVSPGPGPRRTKPRSWLRMPPADVGSFGAIVAQPEGTYGPGETVEATFVSAYPNNDLHRNRTFLEVMHLADEQWVRVADDGDWSTTFEWRREGRASSHVRIRWDIPADAAAGRYRIVHHGTTRDRHGRLEPFVATTGEFTVR; from the coding sequence ATGACTTCGGTGGGGCTTTCGGTCGGACGGGGCGTCTCCGACATCACCGGCGAAGCGGCCGACTGCGGGATGCTCGGCTACGGCAAAATCGAGCAGCGCACTGCCGGCATCCACCTTCGATTGCGTTCGCGTGCCTTCGTTTTCGACGACGGCGAGCAACGGGTGCTACTGGTCGTCGCGGAGCTGCCGCTGCCCATGCAGAACGTGACGGACGAGGTTTTGCGCCTGCTGGCGATGTCCTACGGCGACACCTACACCGCGCGCAACACGCTGATCACCACCACGCACACCCACGCCGGTCCCGGCGGGTATTGCGGACATCTGCTGTACAACCTGTCGACCAGCGGCTTCCGGCCGGCGACCTTCACCGCGATCGTCGACGGAATCGTCGAATCGATCCGGCACGCCCACGAAGATCTGGCACCTGCCGAGGTGCGGCTGTCGCACGGCGAACTGCGTGACGCGAGCATCAACAGGTCGCCGTCGTCGTTCGACCGCAACCCGGCGACCGACCGGGACTTCTTCCCCGGCCGCGTCGACCCGCTCACCACGCTGATCCAGATCGATCGCGGCCCCGACACCGTGGGCGCACTCCACTTCTTCGCCACCCACGGCACCAGCATGACCAACCGCAACCTGCTCATCACCGGAGATAACAAGGGCTTCGCCGCCTACCACTGGGAGCGCACCGTGCGCGGCGCGGACTACCTGACCGGTCAGCCCGACTTCGTCGGTGCGTTCGCCCAGACCAACGCCGGTGACATGAGCCCCCACGTCGACGGACCCATCGCCTACGGGCCGTCACGGTCCGCGGACGAAATGGCCAACACCCGCCAGATCGGGTTGGCTCAATTCGAGGACGCCGTCGCGCAACTGGGCAACGGCACACTAATCGGCACCGACGTCGACTCCCGGCTCACCTACCTCGATCTGGCCAACGTCGTCGTCGGCGGGCAGTACACACCCGACGGGCGCGAACACCGCACCGGCCCGCCGATGATCGCCGCCGCGATGTTCGCCGGGACCGACGAAGGTGAAGGCTTCCGCGGATTCAGACAGGGTCGAAATGCACTCTGGGACAACGTATCCCGTGGCATCTACCGCGTCGGCGCGGGACTGCGGGCGGCGCAGGAACCCAAGGGCATGGTGATGCCGGCGCACCTGCTGAACCGGCTGCAGCCCTTCATCCAGGAAATAGTCCCGGTGCAGCTGGTCCGGATCGGGCGTCTGTATCTGATCGGAATTCCCGGCGAGCCGACTATCACCTCGGGACTTCGACTGCGTCGCACCGTTTCCTCGATCGTCGACGCTGACCTCAATGACGTGCTGTGCGTGGGGTACTCGAACGCCTATATCCACTACGTGACCACTCCCGAGGAATACCTCGAACAGCGCTACGAAGGCGGCAGCACCCTCTTCGGCCGATGGGAGCTGCCCGCACTCATGCAGACCGTCGCCGCGCTGGCCGAGGCAATGCGCGATGGCTGCGCGGTGTCACCCGGCCCCGGACCGCGACGGACCAAGCCGCGCAGTTGGCTGCGCATGCCGCCGGCCGACGTCGGCTCATTCGGCGCGATCGTGGCTCAGCCGGAGGGGACGTACGGGCCCGGCGAAACGGTGGAAGCCACGTTCGTCAGCGCGTATCCGAACAACGACTTGCACCGCAACCGCACCTTTCTGGAAGTGATGCACCTCGCGGATGAACAGTGGGTGCGGGTCGCCGACGACGGTGACTGGTCGACCACCTTCGAGTGGCGACGCGAAGGGCGTGCCAGCTCGCACGTCCGCATCCGATGGGACATTCCCGCCGACGCTGCGGCCGGGCGGTACCGCATCGTCCACCACGGCACCACCCGCGACCGGCACGGTCGGCTCGAGCCGTTCGTCGCGACCACCGGCGAGTTCACCGTGCGTTGA
- a CDS encoding deoxyribonuclease IV — MLIGSHVSPQDPLASAQAEGADVVQIFLGNPQSWKAPKPREDAAELKAAALPIYVHAPYLINVASANNKVRIPSRKILQQTCDAAAQIGAAAVIVHGGHVADDSDLDAGFARWRKALDQLRTEVPVYLENTAGGDHAMARRFDTIARLWDVIGDTGIGFCLDTCHTWAAGEALVDAVDRIKGITGRIDLVHCNDSKDAPGSGRDRHANLGTGEIDPELLVAAVKAADAPVICETADEGRKDDIAFLRDKTSG, encoded by the coding sequence GTGCTGATCGGTTCACATGTAAGCCCACAGGATCCGCTGGCCTCGGCCCAGGCCGAAGGCGCCGATGTGGTGCAGATATTCCTCGGTAATCCGCAGAGCTGGAAGGCGCCCAAGCCGCGCGAGGACGCCGCGGAGTTGAAGGCCGCGGCCCTGCCTATCTACGTGCACGCGCCGTACCTGATCAACGTGGCGTCAGCAAACAACAAAGTGCGGATCCCGTCGCGCAAAATCCTGCAGCAGACTTGCGATGCCGCCGCCCAGATCGGCGCCGCGGCGGTGATCGTGCACGGCGGTCACGTCGCCGACGACAGCGACCTGGACGCGGGTTTCGCCCGCTGGCGCAAGGCGCTGGACCAGCTGCGCACCGAGGTCCCGGTCTACCTGGAGAACACCGCCGGCGGTGACCACGCGATGGCCCGGCGCTTCGACACCATCGCACGCCTCTGGGATGTCATCGGCGACACCGGCATTGGCTTCTGCTTGGACACCTGCCACACCTGGGCGGCCGGTGAGGCATTGGTCGACGCGGTTGACCGGATCAAGGGGATCACCGGACGCATCGACCTGGTGCACTGCAACGACTCCAAGGACGCTCCCGGCTCGGGCCGGGACCGCCACGCCAACCTAGGTACCGGAGAGATCGACCCCGAACTGCTGGTCGCGGCGGTGAAGGCCGCGGACGCACCCGTGATCTGCGAAACCGCTGACGAAGGCCGCAAGGACGACATCGCGTTCCTACGGGATAAGACCAGCGGCTGA
- a CDS encoding acyl-CoA dehydrogenase family protein has product MSDTHVVTNQVPPLENYNPATSPLIVEAVIREGGQWGLDEVTELGAINGSREAQRWGELADRNRPVLHTHDQTGHRIDEVEYDPAYHELMRTAIAHGLHAAPWADERPGAHVVRAAKTSVWTVEPGHVCPISMTYAVVPALRFNTELAAVYEPLLTSRVYDPELKPATAKPGITAGMSMTEKQGGSDVRAGTTQATPNADGTYSLVGHKWFTSAPMCDIFLVLAQAPKGLSCFMLPRILPDGTRNRMFLQRLKDKLGNHANASSEVEYDGATAWLVGEEGRGVPTIIEMVNLTRLDCTLGSATSMRTGLTRAVYHAQHRKAFGAYLIDQPLMRNVLADLAVEAEAATMVAFRMAGATDKAVRGDQREALLRRIGLAASKYWVCKRSTPHAAEALECLGGNGYVEDSGMPRLYREAPLMGIWEGSGNVSALDTLRAMVTRPESIEVLFDELGQIGGQDARLDSHVAELRTELADSDTIQYRARKVAEDICLALQGSLLVRHGHPAVAEAFLATRLGGQWGGAFGTMPAGLDLAPIIERALVKG; this is encoded by the coding sequence ATGTCAGATACGCACGTCGTCACCAACCAGGTTCCACCGCTGGAGAACTACAACCCGGCCACGTCCCCGCTCATCGTCGAGGCCGTCATCCGCGAAGGTGGGCAATGGGGGCTGGACGAGGTGACCGAACTAGGGGCGATCAACGGCAGCCGCGAAGCGCAGCGCTGGGGCGAGCTGGCCGACCGCAACAGGCCCGTGCTGCACACCCACGACCAGACTGGCCATCGCATCGACGAGGTCGAGTACGACCCGGCCTATCACGAATTGATGCGCACCGCGATCGCCCACGGTTTGCACGCCGCGCCCTGGGCCGACGAGCGACCGGGCGCGCACGTGGTGCGCGCGGCCAAGACGTCGGTGTGGACGGTGGAACCGGGCCACGTCTGCCCGATCTCGATGACCTATGCCGTGGTGCCGGCGCTGCGGTTCAACACCGAGCTGGCGGCCGTTTACGAGCCGTTGCTGACCAGTCGCGTTTACGACCCCGAGCTCAAGCCGGCCACCGCCAAACCCGGCATCACCGCGGGCATGTCGATGACCGAGAAGCAGGGCGGCTCCGATGTGCGGGCCGGCACCACCCAGGCAACCCCCAACGCGGATGGCACCTACAGCCTGGTCGGGCACAAGTGGTTCACCTCGGCACCGATGTGCGACATCTTCCTGGTGCTTGCGCAGGCGCCAAAGGGCCTGAGCTGCTTCATGCTGCCCCGGATCCTGCCCGACGGCACCCGTAACCGGATGTTCCTGCAGCGGCTCAAGGACAAGCTCGGCAACCACGCCAACGCCTCCAGTGAGGTCGAATATGACGGCGCCACAGCGTGGTTGGTGGGCGAGGAGGGGCGCGGTGTGCCGACCATCATCGAGATGGTCAACCTCACTCGGTTGGACTGCACGCTGGGCAGTGCCACCAGCATGCGCACTGGCCTGACCCGCGCCGTCTATCACGCCCAGCACCGAAAAGCCTTCGGCGCGTATCTGATCGACCAGCCGCTGATGCGCAACGTGCTGGCCGATCTGGCGGTGGAGGCCGAGGCCGCGACCATGGTCGCGTTCCGGATGGCCGGTGCCACCGACAAGGCGGTGCGCGGTGACCAGCGTGAGGCGCTGCTGCGTCGCATCGGCCTGGCGGCCAGCAAATACTGGGTGTGCAAGCGCTCCACACCGCACGCCGCCGAAGCGCTGGAATGTCTGGGCGGCAACGGCTATGTCGAAGACTCGGGCATGCCGCGGCTGTACCGCGAGGCCCCGCTGATGGGTATCTGGGAGGGATCTGGCAACGTGAGCGCGCTGGATACGTTGCGCGCCATGGTAACTCGTCCCGAGTCCATCGAGGTCCTGTTCGACGAGCTGGGCCAGATCGGTGGCCAGGATGCCAGGCTGGACAGTCACGTGGCGGAGCTGCGAACCGAGTTGGCCGACTCCGACACCATCCAGTACCGGGCCCGCAAAGTCGCCGAGGACATCTGCCTCGCGCTGCAGGGCTCGCTGCTGGTGCGCCACGGACATCCGGCGGTGGCCGAGGCTTTTCTGGCGACCCGGCTCGGGGGCCAGTGGGGTGGTGCGTTCGGCACCATGCCGGCCGGGCTGGATCTGGCGCCGATCATCGAGCGTGCGCTGGTGAAGGGGTGA
- a CDS encoding crotonase/enoyl-CoA hydratase family protein, translating into MTHSIRPVDFDNLKTMTYEVTDRVARITFNRPEKGNAIVADTPLELSACVERADLDPNVHVILVSGRGQGFCAGFDLSAYADGTGSAGGTGAYTGTVLDGKTQGINHLPNQPWDPMIDYQMMSRFVRGFSSLMHADKPTVVKIHGYCVAGGTDIALHADQVIAAADAKIGYPPTRVWGVPAAGLWAHRLGDQRAKRLLFTGDCITGAQAAEWGLAVEAPDPQDLDERTERLVARIAALPVNQLIMIKLALNAPLLQQGVATSRMVSTVFDGVARHTPEGHAFVADAVEHGFRDAVKHRDEPFGDYGRRASPV; encoded by the coding sequence GTGACCCACTCGATCCGGCCCGTTGACTTCGACAACCTCAAGACGATGACCTACGAGGTCACCGACAGGGTTGCGCGAATCACCTTCAACAGGCCCGAGAAGGGCAACGCGATCGTCGCCGACACGCCGCTGGAGCTGTCGGCGTGCGTCGAGCGCGCCGACCTCGACCCGAATGTCCACGTGATCCTGGTGTCCGGGCGCGGCCAGGGTTTCTGCGCGGGTTTCGACCTGTCGGCCTATGCCGACGGAACCGGCTCGGCGGGCGGCACCGGCGCGTACACCGGCACGGTGCTCGACGGGAAGACCCAGGGGATCAACCACCTGCCGAACCAGCCGTGGGATCCGATGATCGATTACCAGATGATGAGCCGGTTCGTGCGCGGTTTCTCGAGCCTGATGCACGCGGACAAGCCGACGGTGGTAAAGATCCACGGCTACTGCGTGGCCGGCGGTACTGACATCGCGCTGCACGCCGACCAGGTGATCGCCGCCGCCGACGCCAAGATCGGCTACCCGCCGACCCGGGTGTGGGGTGTTCCGGCGGCGGGTCTATGGGCACATCGACTCGGCGATCAGCGCGCCAAACGACTGTTGTTCACCGGCGACTGCATCACCGGCGCGCAAGCCGCCGAATGGGGGTTGGCGGTGGAGGCGCCCGATCCGCAGGACCTCGACGAGCGCACCGAACGGCTGGTCGCCCGCATTGCCGCGCTGCCGGTCAACCAGTTGATCATGATCAAGCTGGCGCTCAACGCGCCGCTGCTGCAGCAGGGGGTGGCCACCAGCCGAATGGTCAGCACCGTGTTCGACGGCGTTGCCCGGCATACGCCGGAGGGGCACGCCTTCGTCGCCGATGCCGTCGAGCACGGCTTCCGCGACGCGGTCAAGCACCGCGACGAGCCGTTCGGCGACTACGGTCGGCGAGCTTCCCCGGTGTAG
- a CDS encoding PaaX family transcriptional regulator C-terminal domain-containing protein — protein sequence MRKMTARSVVLSVLLGAHPAWASASELIRLTADFGIKEPTLRVALTRMVSAGDLIRSADGYRLSERLLARQRRQDEAMRPSAGTWRGTWHVVVVTSVGTDPRTRAALRNTMHDSRFGELREGVWMRPDNLELSLDVDVAARVRVLTARDEAPAQLAGQLWDLAEWDAVGHQLLGEIGDAADVPERFVVAAAIVRHLLTDPLLPDELLPTDWPGARLRAAYHDFAAELARRRDDAERQLQEAL from the coding sequence ATGCGGAAGATGACCGCCCGGTCGGTGGTGCTCAGTGTCTTGCTGGGTGCTCACCCAGCCTGGGCCAGCGCCAGCGAATTGATCAGGTTGACAGCGGATTTCGGGATCAAGGAGCCGACCCTGCGGGTGGCCTTGACCCGTATGGTCAGCGCCGGTGACTTAATCCGCTCCGCCGACGGCTATCGCCTTTCCGAGCGGCTGCTGGCTCGTCAGCGTCGTCAGGACGAGGCCATGCGCCCATCCGCCGGGACCTGGCGTGGCACGTGGCACGTGGTCGTCGTCACCAGTGTGGGCACCGATCCACGGACTCGGGCCGCACTGCGAAACACTATGCACGACAGCAGGTTCGGTGAATTGCGCGAGGGCGTGTGGATGCGACCGGACAACCTCGAACTGAGCCTGGATGTCGACGTCGCGGCCCGGGTGCGGGTACTGACGGCCCGCGACGAGGCCCCGGCGCAGTTGGCCGGTCAGCTGTGGGACCTGGCCGAGTGGGACGCCGTCGGGCACCAATTACTCGGGGAGATCGGCGACGCGGCAGACGTGCCCGAGCGATTCGTCGTGGCCGCGGCGATCGTGCGGCATCTCTTGACCGACCCGCTGCTGCCCGACGAGCTGCTTCCCACCGACTGGCCGGGCGCCCGATTGCGCGCGGCCTACCACGACTTCGCCGCCGAACTGGCTCGGCGACGCGACGACGCGGAACGACAACTGCAGGAGGCTCTATGA